ATGCCGTTTACAGCGTTTACATAGCGGAAATCCAGCGCGTGCTGACCGATTTGATCACAACGAAAGGCAAGGCGGAGCACGACCTCGCCAAGGTACGCACCGAAGATGTGATTGACTACTACCAGAAAGCAAACAAGTTTTACTGGCTGCTCAATCTGGACAAGCGTGCAAGCATCCCGCAAATCGAACGCGCTTACTTCCGGCTTGTTAAAATTTTCAATCCGGAGCGTTTCGCGGATGATTTCATGCTGCTCGAAGAGGCCTACGCCAACCTGACGGATTCCGCGAAGAAGGAGAAAATCGATCTTTTCGCCTACAACCCGTTGTACTTGGATGAGCTTAGAACGACGGTCTGGGGCGGCAAACACGTCAACGTGTTCGGCGCCTTGAAGATAAAGGTCAATCCGCCGCTGCCCAGATACACCTACCTCAAGCCGTCGGGACTGGACTGGAACGAGGTAATGGACAAAGTCACGGAGCGCCTAAAACTGAATCTCAAGCTGCCCGACTGGAATCTCGTGTGATGAAACGAGCGGTCGATCGCGTTGACTTCACAAGGGAGCAATACTATACTGCCCCGATTGGCGGGACCGATTGGCAACGGCGGGAAGCCGGCGAGCCGCGCGAGTCGCTCTTCTCGATCAAGGCCGAGTTGGCCCGGCTATCACTGCACATTGAACGATTGGGCAAGGAAGAGGAGCGGCTCGCAGCCGAGGTCAGAAACGCGGCCGAAGGGTCGGTCGCTCTTCGAGCCGAAGTCGAAGCCAAATCGAACGAAATCCAATCGAGGCTGGACAGCCTTAGGGCGCTTTTTGCAACCAGGCTTGCTTCAATTCTTCCGGCCATAAAGGATGCCGCTTCGAACTTGGACGAATCCCTGAAATCCGAGCTGGCGGCGCTGGCAAGGCTTGTGGAGTCGCGGGCGCCTTCGGATGGCCAGGGGATGTCTCTTGCTCCCGACTTTGCCGGTCAGCTGAACCGTATCGAATCCTCGCTTGCTCTTAAAGACAGGATCGAAACGGAAGCAATCCAGAAGCGCGAAATTCTGGACATGATTGCGGTCGTAGACTCCTTTGACAGGCTGCTTTCGTTTTT
The sequence above is a segment of the bacterium genome. Coding sequences within it:
- the grpE gene encoding nucleotide exchange factor GrpE, which gives rise to MMKRAVDRVDFTREQYYTAPIGGTDWQRREAGEPRESLFSIKAELARLSLHIERLGKEEERLAAEVRNAAEGSVALRAEVEAKSNEIQSRLDSLRALFATRLASILPAIKDAASNLDESLKSELAALARLVESRAPSDGQGMSLAPDFAGQLNRIESSLALKDRIETEAIQKREILDMIAVVDSFDRLLSFLESSGESPSESWAVGVKSIHKLLLELLAKRGVKPIEELDKFDPHIHQAIGTVDSPDLPEGAIAKVLLRGFLVKGKVLRCAEVVVVRRKGVGS